One Nocardioidaceae bacterium SCSIO 66511 genomic window carries:
- a CDS encoding ABC transporter ATP-binding protein → MTPPPRLEMREIIKKFGSVTALDGVDLHVAPSEVHGLLGGNGAGKTTLMNVLYGLYKADSGTVSIDGVQVDISSPRDAIDVRVGMVHQTFLQVESYSVLDNIVLGTRQPGALRVDTAPARAEIVELSERFGLAVDPDAIIEDLPVGVRQRVEILKALYRRSKVLVFDEPTTNLTPQEVDDLFESLRAMVDDGMSVILITHKIRETMQVCDRMTVMREGRRVATYDRANTSPEELASAMIGESVDDTGDEESATVVATGVVEATDVATGGESVSDRAVAVEAARLTVRNDHGVRLIDGLDLTLDEGECVGIAGVSGNGQVELAEALAGVRVAEHGTVHVGGADLTGAPTARWLRSGVAYVPEDRHRDGILPTSSITENLLLGSQSSNKIKRYGLIDWRKARARAVETIERFSVRASGPSAQAGDLSGGNIQRVILARAFAHEPKLLILHNPTRGLDLHSTQFVYEQVRAAMDDGCAVLVLSEDLDEVVTLSDRVFALYAGRFTGEWPRGAVDPYVVGRAMTGLEHSDA, encoded by the coding sequence ATGACTCCCCCACCGCGCCTCGAGATGCGCGAGATCATCAAGAAGTTCGGGTCCGTCACGGCTCTGGACGGCGTCGACCTGCACGTCGCACCCAGCGAGGTGCACGGGCTACTCGGCGGCAACGGCGCCGGGAAGACGACCCTGATGAACGTCCTGTACGGGCTGTACAAAGCCGACTCCGGCACCGTTTCGATCGACGGCGTACAAGTCGACATCTCATCACCGCGCGACGCGATCGACGTACGTGTCGGGATGGTGCACCAGACGTTCCTGCAGGTGGAGTCCTACTCCGTACTCGACAACATCGTCCTCGGCACGCGGCAACCCGGTGCGCTGCGAGTCGACACTGCTCCTGCCCGCGCCGAAATCGTCGAGCTGAGCGAACGGTTCGGGCTCGCCGTCGACCCGGACGCGATCATCGAGGACCTACCGGTCGGCGTACGTCAGCGGGTAGAGATCTTGAAAGCCCTCTACCGACGCTCGAAAGTCCTGGTCTTCGACGAGCCGACGACCAACCTCACTCCGCAGGAGGTCGATGACCTCTTCGAGTCACTGCGTGCGATGGTCGACGACGGGATGAGCGTCATCCTGATCACACACAAGATCCGCGAGACGATGCAGGTCTGCGACCGGATGACCGTGATGCGCGAGGGCCGTCGTGTCGCAACGTACGATCGCGCGAACACGAGCCCAGAAGAGCTCGCGTCGGCGATGATCGGCGAGTCGGTCGATGACACCGGCGACGAGGAAAGCGCAACCGTCGTCGCGACCGGAGTCGTCGAGGCCACCGACGTGGCGACCGGTGGAGAATCGGTCAGTGACCGCGCGGTCGCCGTGGAAGCTGCCCGCCTGACCGTACGCAACGACCACGGTGTGCGCCTGATCGACGGCCTAGACCTCACCCTCGACGAAGGCGAATGCGTCGGAATTGCAGGCGTATCCGGCAACGGCCAAGTGGAGCTCGCCGAAGCGCTCGCCGGCGTACGCGTGGCCGAGCACGGCACCGTCCACGTCGGCGGCGCCGACCTGACCGGTGCGCCGACCGCACGGTGGTTGCGCAGCGGCGTTGCGTACGTACCCGAGGACCGGCATCGCGACGGCATTCTGCCGACCTCCAGCATCACCGAGAATCTCCTGCTCGGATCGCAGTCCAGCAACAAGATCAAGCGATACGGCCTGATCGACTGGCGGAAGGCGCGTGCACGAGCCGTCGAGACGATCGAACGGTTCTCCGTACGCGCGAGCGGGCCGTCCGCGCAGGCCGGTGATCTGTCCGGCGGCAACATTCAGCGGGTCATCCTCGCCCGTGCATTCGCACACGAGCCGAAGCTGTTGATCCTGCACAACCCGACGCGCGGTCTCGATCTGCATTCGACCCAGTTCGTCTACGAGCAGGTACGCGCGGCGATGGATGACGGCTGCGCCGTGCTCGTGCTGTCCGAGGACCTCGACGAGGTCGTCACGCTGTCGGACCGAGTGTTCGCGTTGTATGCCGGTCGGTTCACCGGTGAATGGCCGCGCGGAGCCGTCGACCCGTATGTGGTCGGCCGCGCGATGACCGGATTGGAGCACTCCGATGCATGA
- a CDS encoding BMP family protein, with protein MRRRRLFWPLLALMLILVPACSSLVEDDYDVRMAGVFSGPTTDADYNALGAKALEDIESDSVKIAYSESVEVPDAERVIEEYVSDGYDIVWTHGSQFYEATAAVAQRNPDVTFIGEFDGKPESQPKNVWVLDRNFHTVFYPLGTMAANLSETGQVGYLGGLSLPFSYAEVNAVEQGIKDSGKDVELRRVWTGDFNDTIRAQQLTSQLISDGSDVILTSLNLAVVGAFQAVKEEDPGDAWISVKYTNKSANGPDHYAASVVYDFTGPIEEIRKQIDDGKRSGYYQMNFGTGASIDLGDALPDDVRKATEEAINGVESGDIEVELDQTEGS; from the coding sequence ATGCGTCGTAGACGTCTGTTCTGGCCACTGCTGGCGCTGATGCTGATCCTGGTGCCGGCGTGCTCTTCGCTCGTCGAGGACGACTATGACGTACGCATGGCAGGTGTGTTCTCCGGGCCGACGACGGATGCCGACTACAACGCACTCGGTGCGAAGGCACTCGAGGACATCGAGAGCGACTCGGTCAAGATCGCGTACTCGGAGAGCGTCGAGGTCCCCGACGCCGAGCGCGTCATCGAGGAGTACGTCTCCGACGGGTACGACATCGTATGGACCCACGGATCGCAGTTCTACGAGGCCACGGCGGCCGTCGCCCAACGCAATCCGGATGTCACGTTCATCGGCGAGTTCGACGGCAAACCCGAGTCTCAACCCAAGAACGTCTGGGTCCTCGACCGAAACTTCCACACGGTCTTCTACCCGCTCGGCACGATGGCAGCCAACCTGTCGGAGACCGGCCAGGTCGGCTACCTCGGCGGACTGTCGCTTCCCTTTTCGTACGCAGAGGTCAACGCCGTCGAACAGGGCATCAAGGACTCGGGCAAGGACGTCGAGTTGAGACGGGTGTGGACCGGCGACTTCAACGACACCATCCGGGCGCAACAGCTCACGTCCCAGCTCATCTCCGACGGAAGCGACGTCATCCTCACGTCGCTGAACCTCGCTGTGGTCGGCGCCTTCCAGGCGGTCAAGGAGGAAGACCCCGGCGACGCATGGATCTCGGTCAAGTACACGAACAAGTCGGCGAACGGCCCCGACCATTACGCCGCGTCCGTCGTCTACGACTTCACCGGGCCGATCGAGGAGATACGTAAGCAGATCGACGACGGCAAGCGTTCTGGCTACTACCAGATGAACTTCGGTACGGGCGCGAGTATCGACCTCGGGGACGCCTTGCCCGACGACGTACGAAAAGCCACCGAAGAAGCCATCAACGGCGTCGAGAGCGGCGACATAGAGGTTGAGCTCGACCAGACGGAGGGTTCGTGA
- a CDS encoding GntR family transcriptional regulator, with protein MTQVEASVEVGLAEQAYISLRDSILAHELRPGTRLSVPVVADRLGISRSPAREAIARIAHEGLANVTPNRGAVVADLAQDDLVEIYQLREVLEGLACRLAAPRFDDDAATELEALVAQHASAIEAGDVDRHYEIDAAFHAAIRAVAGSSRLISSLDMLQGQIRLGMYQTHRSPGGMAQALAEHRVILGALQLGDPDVAESAGRAHIARLLRDLPTTSLAISR; from the coding sequence ATGACTCAAGTCGAAGCCAGCGTCGAGGTAGGACTCGCCGAGCAGGCGTACATCTCTCTGCGCGACTCGATCCTTGCCCACGAGCTTCGGCCCGGCACCCGCCTGTCGGTTCCGGTCGTCGCGGATCGCCTCGGTATCAGCCGTAGCCCCGCGCGGGAGGCGATCGCGCGGATTGCGCACGAGGGCCTGGCGAACGTCACGCCGAACCGCGGAGCAGTGGTCGCCGACCTCGCCCAGGACGACCTCGTCGAGATCTACCAGCTGCGCGAGGTGCTCGAGGGGCTGGCGTGCCGGCTAGCCGCGCCGCGGTTCGACGACGACGCCGCGACCGAACTCGAAGCACTCGTGGCCCAACATGCCTCAGCGATCGAGGCCGGCGACGTCGACCGGCACTACGAGATCGACGCCGCGTTCCATGCCGCCATCCGAGCAGTCGCGGGGAGCTCACGCCTCATCTCGTCACTCGACATGCTGCAGGGCCAGATCCGACTCGGCATGTATCAGACCCACCGCTCCCCCGGCGGAATGGCACAGGCACTCGCGGAGCACAGGGTCATCCTCGGTGCACTGCAGCTCGGCGACCCCGACGTCGCAGAGTCCGCCGGACGAGCGCATATCGCACGACTGCTCCGCGACCTCCCGACAACCTCGCTCGCCATCTCCCGCTGA